From Candidatus Brocadia sp., one genomic window encodes:
- a CDS encoding 4Fe-4S dicluster domain-containing protein, whose product MFVDKAECVGCEECLHACPMESIIMKHEKAEITHRKCDECERCIPVCPVKAIQIVFTPLKKKCM is encoded by the coding sequence ATTTTTGTAGATAAAGCAGAATGTGTCGGTTGCGAAGAATGTCTGCATGCTTGCCCTATGGAATCCATTATCATGAAACATGAGAAGGCAGAAATTACGCATCGCAAGTGCGATGAGTGTGAGCGCTGCATCCCGGTGTGCCCTGTAAAGGCTATCCAGATTGTATTCACACCATTAAAGAAGAAGTGTATGTAA